A part of Caldicellulosiruptor owensensis OL genomic DNA contains:
- the murB gene encoding UDP-N-acetylmuramate dehydrogenase yields MEFELYLKNLNIEFLKDHPLKDFTTFKIGGKARYIVFPRNTKQLVEVLTLAKDEAINYIVVGNCSNVLISDKGFNGAIITTVKIDSFKIDGNLIEADCGAMLSQVARKACEKGLKGLEFAVGIPGTVGGAVYMNAGAYDGEIKDVFEWAEVLDKNLNILKLSKSEMKFSYRHSRLKEEKMVLLRAVFSLEFASKEDISPLQKAIEFSKRRREKQPLSYPSAGSVFKRPPNNFAGKLIEDASLKGYRIGGACISEKHAGFIVNVEDAKAEDVRKLIYLAQKTVYEKFGILLEPEIQFIGEFETPLFMPENVQNRR; encoded by the coding sequence ATGGAGTTTGAACTGTATTTGAAAAATTTAAACATTGAATTTTTAAAAGATCATCCGCTTAAAGATTTCACAACATTCAAGATAGGCGGAAAAGCAAGATATATAGTATTTCCCAGAAATACCAAGCAGCTTGTCGAGGTATTGACTTTAGCAAAAGATGAAGCGATAAACTACATTGTTGTTGGGAACTGCTCAAATGTTCTTATCTCTGATAAAGGCTTTAATGGAGCGATAATTACAACAGTTAAGATAGATTCTTTCAAAATAGATGGAAATTTAATTGAAGCAGATTGTGGAGCTATGCTCTCTCAGGTTGCAAGAAAAGCATGCGAAAAAGGTCTCAAAGGTTTAGAGTTTGCAGTAGGAATTCCTGGCACTGTTGGCGGGGCTGTATATATGAACGCAGGGGCATACGATGGCGAGATAAAAGACGTTTTTGAGTGGGCAGAGGTTTTGGATAAAAACTTAAATATTTTGAAACTTTCTAAGTCAGAAATGAAATTTTCTTACAGACACAGCAGATTGAAAGAAGAAAAAATGGTGCTTCTGAGGGCAGTATTTTCCCTTGAATTTGCCAGCAAAGAAGATATTTCTCCATTGCAAAAAGCAATTGAGTTTTCCAAAAGACGCAGGGAAAAACAACCTCTTTCTTATCCAAGTGCAGGTTCTGTGTTTAAAAGACCTCCAAACAACTTTGCAGGAAAACTCATTGAAGATGCGAGCTTGAAAGGATATAGAATAGGTGGTGCGTGTATATCTGAAAAACATGCGGGGTTTATCGTAAATGTAGAGGATGCTAAAGCTGAGGATGTAAGAAAACTCATTTATCTTGCTCAAAAGACTGTATACGAAAAGTTTGGAATCTTGCTTGAACCTGAGATTCAGTTTATAGGCGAATTTGAAACACCGCTTTTTATGCCCGAAAATGTCCAGAATAGAAGATAA
- a CDS encoding HPr family phosphocarrier protein gives MQSLHMKIENSQGISSRAAALLVQVASKFKSLILVEKDEKRANAKSIMGLMSLMVDYGDEITIITDGEDEKEALEAVLRLIQSDFSEQVADEITQQEIKKENNEENDKENNEDDNE, from the coding sequence ATGCAAAGCCTTCACATGAAGATTGAAAATTCTCAGGGGATCTCTTCACGTGCTGCAGCCCTGCTTGTCCAGGTTGCAAGTAAGTTCAAGTCCCTCATTTTAGTAGAAAAAGATGAAAAAAGAGCAAATGCAAAAAGTATAATGGGTTTGATGTCGCTTATGGTGGACTATGGCGATGAAATTACAATAATTACAGATGGTGAGGATGAAAAAGAAGCGCTTGAAGCTGTCTTAAGACTTATTCAATCAGATTTCAGCGAACAGGTTGCTGATGAAATTACCCAGCAAGAAATAAAAAAAGAAAATAATGAAGAAAATGACAAAGAGAATAATGAAGATGACAATGAGTAA
- a CDS encoding gluconeogenesis factor YvcK family protein → MPMIFDFLKPGIYIKRWIVLMLISIILISASLAKSIDIFNVSVELRTSLRIGLFVLGTGVFLISLMGLIKGFIRLLNKSLPYRISQKTIFDAIYSKGFLEKGPRIVAIGGGTGLSTMLRGIKNLTANITAVVTVADDGGGSGKLREDLGMLPPGDIRNCILALANTEEIMQKLLNYRFKEGSLKGQSFGNLFLAAMTGIAGSFEKAVKLMSEVLAVRGKVLPVTLDNINLCAELEDGRVIVGESKIPEEVKNSKTPIKRVFITPSDAKPYAEVLDEIEKADVIIIGPGSLYTSIMPNLVFNEVVESIKKSRAKKIYIANIMTQPGETEGYQLCDHIEAIERHCSGRIFDIVIVNNQPIPQDVLEKYKEDGAQPVFADRKTIEKGYKVVEEGLLSVRDGFIRHNSAKLARVVSNIVFGKDVFYEYRLGYLKLKNFGKPFKS, encoded by the coding sequence ATACCAATGATATTTGATTTTCTAAAACCAGGTATTTATATAAAAAGATGGATTGTTTTAATGTTAATCAGTATTATTTTAATCTCAGCTTCGTTAGCCAAAAGCATTGATATTTTTAATGTTTCGGTGGAACTTCGCACCTCTTTGCGCATAGGATTATTTGTTTTGGGAACTGGAGTTTTTTTGATTTCGCTGATGGGTTTAATAAAGGGTTTTATAAGGCTTTTGAACAAGAGTCTGCCATACAGAATAAGCCAGAAGACCATATTTGATGCTATATATTCAAAAGGGTTTTTGGAAAAAGGACCAAGGATTGTTGCAATCGGTGGTGGTACGGGACTTTCTACAATGCTCAGGGGTATAAAGAATCTCACAGCAAACATCACAGCAGTTGTAACTGTTGCAGACGATGGAGGTGGGTCTGGAAAGCTCAGAGAAGACCTTGGCATGCTTCCACCAGGTGATATCAGAAACTGCATACTGGCCTTGGCAAACACAGAAGAGATTATGCAAAAGCTTTTGAATTACAGGTTCAAGGAAGGAAGCCTTAAAGGTCAGAGTTTTGGCAACCTGTTCTTAGCTGCAATGACAGGAATCGCAGGGAGTTTTGAAAAGGCTGTAAAACTCATGAGCGAGGTTTTAGCAGTTCGAGGAAAAGTTCTGCCTGTGACTCTTGACAATATTAATCTTTGTGCTGAGCTTGAAGACGGCAGGGTAATTGTTGGTGAGTCAAAAATACCTGAAGAGGTAAAAAATTCTAAGACCCCAATAAAAAGAGTTTTTATAACTCCTTCTGATGCAAAACCATATGCTGAGGTTTTGGATGAGATTGAAAAGGCGGACGTGATAATAATTGGACCGGGAAGCCTTTATACAAGCATAATGCCAAATCTTGTGTTCAATGAGGTTGTTGAGAGTATAAAGAAAAGCAGAGCAAAGAAAATTTACATTGCAAACATCATGACGCAGCCCGGTGAGACAGAGGGCTATCAACTGTGTGACCATATTGAGGCAATAGAGAGACATTGCAGCGGAAGGATTTTTGACATTGTTATTGTGAACAACCAGCCAATTCCTCAAGATGTTCTGGAAAAATACAAAGAAGATGGTGCACAGCCTGTTTTTGCTGATAGGAAAACTATTGAAAAGGGATATAAAGTTGTGGAAGAAGGGCTTTTGAGCGTGCGTGACGGGTTTATTCGTCACAACTCAGCAAAGCTTGCAAGGGTTGTGAGCAACATAGTCTTTGGTAAGGATGTGTTTTATGAGTACAGATTGGGGTATCTTAAATTAAAAAATTTTGGTAAGCCATTTAAAAGTTAA
- a CDS encoding homocysteine S-methyltransferase family protein, with protein MALLKDELYRRVLIFDGAMGTQLIRNGLREDECPDLWSVTRQDVVSSIHRQYFEAGSDCVETNTFGANREKLKKYGLENEVENINKWAVRLAKEVSKEYGGYVGLSVGPTGRLFLPSGDLSFDEAERIFYEQILSGIQAGADFVSIETMSDIKEAKAAFFAYKKAKEVLKKDIPCLVSFTFEQNKRLLMGTPPEVAAYYFSLIGCDIVGANCSGGAMQLLEVIKQMQGFSCVPLSVKPNAGLPKVVDGKTVYESCIPEFVNLADEFVQNGVRLYGGCCGTTPEYISAISKVLKGKEVSFKSGIQNKFITSIYSLLDISQKFSFYEYKLTNDFSSEAVFELAGLEEDAIFVDIDENVEPEVLKEFLIESQDFSKKPYVFNIKTKSHVEIIERYYFGVYGAVSSIHGKSAVKVQI; from the coding sequence TTGGCATTGCTAAAAGATGAGCTTTACAGAAGAGTTTTGATTTTTGATGGGGCAATGGGTACTCAGCTTATTCGAAATGGCTTGAGAGAAGATGAATGTCCTGATTTGTGGTCGGTAACACGACAGGATGTAGTTTCGTCTATTCACAGACAATATTTTGAAGCCGGGTCTGACTGTGTTGAGACAAACACTTTTGGTGCAAACAGAGAAAAACTTAAAAAATATGGGCTTGAAAATGAGGTTGAGAATATAAACAAATGGGCGGTCAGGCTTGCAAAAGAGGTTTCAAAAGAGTATGGAGGGTATGTTGGACTTTCTGTTGGACCAACAGGCAGGCTTTTTCTTCCTTCAGGTGATCTGAGTTTTGATGAGGCAGAAAGAATATTTTATGAACAGATTCTAAGTGGAATTCAAGCGGGAGCGGATTTTGTTTCGATTGAAACCATGTCTGACATTAAAGAAGCAAAGGCTGCATTTTTTGCATATAAAAAGGCCAAAGAAGTGCTGAAAAAAGATATACCGTGTTTGGTGTCTTTTACGTTTGAACAAAACAAAAGGCTTTTGATGGGAACTCCTCCAGAGGTTGCAGCATACTATTTCAGTTTAATTGGTTGTGACATTGTTGGTGCTAACTGCTCTGGTGGTGCAATGCAGCTTTTAGAGGTTATTAAGCAGATGCAAGGTTTTTCGTGTGTTCCCCTTTCAGTAAAGCCAAACGCAGGACTGCCAAAAGTGGTTGATGGCAAGACTGTGTATGAAAGCTGCATTCCTGAGTTTGTAAATTTGGCAGATGAGTTTGTCCAAAATGGAGTCAGACTTTATGGTGGGTGCTGTGGAACTACTCCTGAGTATATAAGTGCAATATCAAAAGTTTTAAAAGGGAAAGAGGTTTCATTTAAAAGTGGCATACAGAACAAGTTTATAACATCAATTTATTCCTTGCTTGATATTTCTCAAAAGTTTAGTTTTTATGAATACAAGCTCACAAATGATTTTTCAAGCGAAGCTGTTTTTGAACTTGCAGGGCTTGAAGAGGATGCAATATTTGTTGATATTGATGAAAATGTAGAACCTGAGGTTTTAAAAGAATTTTTAATAGAATCTCAGGATTTTTCAAAAAAACCTTATGTTTTTAATATAAAAACAAAATCTCATGTGGAGATTATTGAAAGATATTATTTTGGCGTATATGGGGCAGTATCAAGCATACACGGCAAAAGCGCGGTCAAAGTGCAGATTTAA
- the whiA gene encoding DNA-binding protein WhiA yields MSFSSTAKAEVSRKLSQNSCCVKAAVAAFLKFAGSIYELDGVFYFKVSFENAQTARSFFLLMKSGFSKHCEVSIKKNSKLQKNYVYTIFLPPSSDNIGVLKDLHFVKKGAKEYHLSFSLKEELVKKKCCRKAFLQATFLSCGSITNPEKMYHLEFDVKTKDDAEFLQKVLKSFEFEAKIVERKSHYVVYLKEGEQIVDFLNIIGAHSSLLELENIRIVKELRNNVNRLVNCETANLEKTINASMRHIENIEFIERTIGIDSLPQNLQEIARLRIEYKDASLKELGNMLEKPLGKSGVNHRLRKIDKIAEELRKGGRVYAKPSHED; encoded by the coding sequence ATGTCTTTTTCATCGACTGCAAAAGCAGAAGTGAGCAGAAAGCTTTCTCAAAATTCCTGTTGTGTAAAAGCTGCGGTTGCAGCGTTTTTGAAGTTTGCAGGAAGCATATATGAGCTTGACGGTGTATTTTATTTCAAAGTTTCGTTTGAAAATGCTCAGACTGCAAGGTCGTTTTTCCTTCTTATGAAAAGCGGATTTTCAAAACACTGTGAAGTAAGTATTAAGAAAAATAGTAAGTTGCAGAAAAACTATGTATATACTATCTTTTTACCTCCAAGCAGCGACAACATAGGCGTTTTGAAAGACCTTCATTTTGTTAAAAAAGGTGCAAAAGAGTATCATCTCAGTTTTTCGCTAAAAGAGGAGCTTGTGAAGAAAAAATGTTGCAGAAAGGCTTTTTTGCAGGCAACATTTTTGTCGTGCGGTTCTATTACAAACCCTGAGAAGATGTATCATTTGGAGTTTGATGTGAAAACAAAGGATGATGCAGAGTTTTTGCAGAAGGTTTTAAAGAGTTTTGAGTTTGAGGCAAAAATTGTTGAAAGAAAGTCTCATTATGTAGTATACTTAAAAGAAGGTGAACAGATAGTAGATTTTTTAAACATAATTGGAGCGCATTCTTCACTTTTAGAGCTTGAAAATATTCGCATAGTAAAAGAGCTCAGAAACAATGTCAACCGTCTTGTAAATTGTGAAACAGCTAACTTAGAGAAGACTATAAATGCTTCTATGAGGCATATTGAGAATATTGAGTTTATCGAAAGAACAATTGGTATTGACAGTCTTCCTCAGAATCTGCAAGAGATAGCCCGCCTCAGGATCGAATATAAAGATGCTTCTTTGAAAGAACTTGGTAATATGCTTGAAAAACCTCTTGGCAAATCTGGTGTCAATCATAGATTGAGGAAGATAGATAAAATTGCTGAGGAACTTAGAAAAGGAGGAAGAGTGTATGCAAAGCCTTCACATGAAGATTGA
- a CDS encoding 3'-5' exonuclease, translating to MKKAYLLQKINLSLLDDAQPNELIILPRRFVINKLKERLVEKNGVLFDTDIFTFDDLITPAKNEVLKTRKVITREQEVLVVFQLLKSIFKGKTNFENVLTYEFTNQVIYLLNLMFLESKDYSQNNFESAENYGFLIKLFEKYKEYLDQNNLVNFSYLQDLAIKLFEEDKLEFKEYSAAKIAFFTDFRCDQKRILKLIAEEITDIEFFMPFFDDIEICIETAKFLESLGFDIVFSTNKEYSLGNLDSLSCQLKVYSYPNIILEINSLVKEIKKDISERKAGFDKIVVVVPSVERYKDALVQAFSEEMLPVNLTCQKSLIEFGFIKFVLELLEFLGGEFDKKNFERIVSHKFLNTENANFEILFSKIKDISILEFEQIELILEEIEFFVNLYAFDDVIENLTKVQRVFNRLKRIKNEYDKLPKPFVSWLENTKKVFERLGITKHAEFVNDIEFVKAFYHLNEIFKKGQENFKEFDSDFTFEEFLDIFKTILSQKMVDVSINILSGIDVLSIQDVVGSDYQKVYLIGLSDDILPRSNSEGFLRNMRLKEELMLDEIKDFDYIFQKDLVHFRAVLNSYDVYMSYPRYYQTETNKSPFLELEGIEEVRVLKNYIPNDDKLTHREYKFIKNANEKDEEKTCTCAQVPDINQIKDRELIEYQSCPLKFAFRKFNVDRKEKEEKHFLSNLQLLFSCIQKILSSKDPQEILDFLLSNIRYTHNEPVKKLAALDIMQISLEIVERMNEYGVEEFIPQNMKDKIFVVKKMFEGVELQLFPNFIVKIDDQEICGFVKAKISSEKEIDKIWIANYIFELDKVAAIYLFEKTRFVIYEKTNASLDKLTQEILSGLKEGINKLGEIETYKKAQSVKNCFSCEYSHVCLLF from the coding sequence ATGAAAAAAGCATACCTTTTACAAAAAATTAATTTAAGCCTTCTTGATGATGCACAACCAAATGAACTTATAATTCTTCCTCGACGCTTTGTTATAAATAAACTTAAAGAAAGGCTTGTTGAGAAAAACGGAGTTCTTTTTGATACCGACATATTTACATTTGATGATTTAATAACCCCTGCCAAAAATGAGGTGCTAAAGACACGAAAGGTAATCACAAGGGAGCAAGAGGTTTTAGTTGTATTTCAACTTCTCAAAAGTATTTTCAAAGGGAAAACAAACTTTGAAAATGTTTTGACATACGAGTTTACAAATCAGGTAATATACCTTTTGAATTTGATGTTTTTAGAGTCAAAGGACTATTCTCAGAACAATTTTGAGTCGGCTGAAAATTATGGTTTTTTAATAAAGCTTTTTGAAAAGTACAAGGAATACCTTGACCAAAACAACCTTGTGAACTTTTCATACCTTCAGGATTTGGCAATAAAACTTTTTGAAGAAGACAAACTTGAGTTTAAAGAATATAGTGCTGCCAAGATAGCATTTTTTACAGATTTCAGATGCGACCAAAAGAGAATACTAAAACTTATTGCAGAGGAAATAACTGATATAGAATTTTTCATGCCATTTTTTGATGATATTGAGATCTGCATAGAAACTGCTAAGTTTCTAGAATCGCTTGGATTTGACATAGTGTTTAGTACAAATAAAGAGTATTCATTGGGTAATTTAGACTCACTCTCTTGTCAGCTTAAAGTCTATTCCTATCCGAACATAATCCTTGAGATAAATTCTCTTGTGAAAGAGATTAAAAAAGACATCTCTGAAAGAAAAGCAGGTTTTGACAAGATAGTAGTTGTTGTGCCAAGTGTGGAAAGGTATAAAGATGCTTTGGTGCAAGCATTTTCTGAGGAGATGTTACCTGTAAATCTTACCTGTCAGAAAAGTCTTATAGAATTTGGATTTATCAAGTTTGTATTAGAACTTTTGGAGTTTTTAGGTGGAGAGTTTGACAAAAAGAATTTTGAAAGGATAGTATCGCATAAATTTTTGAATACAGAAAATGCTAATTTTGAAATTTTATTTTCCAAGATAAAGGATATTAGTATTTTAGAGTTTGAGCAAATAGAGTTAATTCTTGAAGAGATAGAGTTTTTTGTAAATTTATATGCATTTGATGATGTGATTGAAAACCTTACAAAGGTTCAGCGGGTTTTCAATAGACTAAAGAGAATAAAAAATGAATATGATAAATTGCCAAAGCCATTTGTTAGCTGGCTTGAAAATACTAAAAAAGTTTTTGAGAGATTAGGAATAACAAAACATGCTGAATTTGTAAATGACATTGAATTTGTAAAGGCTTTTTATCATTTGAATGAGATATTCAAAAAAGGCCAGGAAAACTTTAAAGAATTTGACTCTGATTTTACTTTTGAAGAGTTTTTGGATATTTTTAAAACCATTCTTTCTCAGAAGATGGTTGACGTTTCGATTAATATCTTAAGCGGCATTGATGTTCTCAGCATTCAAGATGTTGTGGGCTCTGATTATCAAAAGGTTTATCTGATTGGTCTTTCGGATGATATTTTACCACGCTCAAATTCTGAAGGATTTTTACGAAACATGAGATTAAAAGAAGAGCTCATGCTCGATGAAATAAAGGATTTTGACTACATATTTCAAAAAGACCTTGTGCACTTTAGAGCCGTTTTAAACTCCTATGATGTGTATATGTCATATCCTCGTTATTATCAAACAGAGACAAACAAGAGCCCATTTTTGGAGTTAGAAGGTATTGAAGAAGTACGTGTTTTAAAAAATTATATTCCAAATGACGATAAACTGACACACAGGGAATATAAATTTATCAAGAATGCAAATGAAAAAGATGAAGAAAAAACTTGCACATGTGCTCAGGTTCCAGACATTAACCAGATAAAAGATAGGGAGCTTATTGAGTATCAGAGCTGCCCTTTGAAATTTGCTTTTAGAAAGTTTAATGTTGACAGGAAAGAAAAAGAAGAGAAGCATTTTCTGTCAAACTTGCAGCTTTTGTTTTCATGTATTCAAAAGATACTTTCCTCAAAAGATCCTCAGGAGATACTTGATTTTTTGCTTTCCAATATTCGCTATACGCATAATGAACCGGTTAAAAAACTTGCAGCTTTAGATATCATGCAAATATCTCTTGAAATTGTAGAGAGAATGAATGAATACGGGGTTGAAGAGTTTATCCCTCAGAACATGAAAGATAAAATATTCGTAGTGAAGAAAATGTTTGAAGGAGTTGAACTTCAACTCTTTCCTAATTTTATAGTAAAAATTGATGACCAGGAAATATGCGGCTTTGTAAAAGCAAAAATTTCGTCTGAAAAAGAGATTGACAAGATTTGGATTGCTAATTACATCTTTGAGCTGGACAAAGTTGCTGCTATATATCTTTTTGAAAAAACACGATTCGTAATTTATGAAAAGACAAATGCTTCTTTGGATAAGTTAACTCAAGAGATCTTAAGTGGGCTAAAAGAAGGGATCAATAAACTTGGTGAGATCGAAACTTATAAAAAGGCACAGTCTGTTAAAAACTGTTTTTCTTGCGAATATAGCCATGTTTGTCTATTGTTTTGA
- a CDS encoding bifunctional homocysteine S-methyltransferase/methylenetetrahydrofolate reductase → MKKSFREFLKEQSIIIFDGAMGTELLNRGFSVDFPLEWANIANPELVKQIYRDYILAGAQCIETNTFGANECKLKIFGFENEVERINRSAVRIAKEMADDKVFVIGSVGPLGKPVGSGFEIDATRAKEAYKRQLYFLLDEGVDAIIFETAASTHEVQIAIEALKELNDKIPYIIQFSFTRELTTIYGEDIYRVIEFLKFTDADVVGLNCGNGPQKTLEALKIFSQHLKGPFSVQPNAGYPQMIQGRPVFSTPAEYFAWFAPEYVKLGAKIVGGCCGTTPEHIKAIKDKVKEFLHGIEVEVVEREEKQEAVLKDTPSEFSQKLGKKFIFTVEISPPKGIELEKTKEGVKLLKEAGADTVNIADSPMARVRISPIALAHILKEELGMESILHFTCRDRNLISLQSELLGAAALGVKNVLALTGDPPSIGDHPQAKPVFDVNSEGLVLILSRLNSGTDYMGNPIGKATNFTIGVALNLNADDLEKEIERLKRKIENGAHFIETQPIYDAETLERFLEKVDFALPPILGGILPLRSSRHAEFLHNEVPGITIPDKIRERMRSSKEPAKEGVEIACEIVEKIKHMVSGIYIMPPFEKYEMAVEIIKNFKY, encoded by the coding sequence TTGAAGAAGAGCTTTAGAGAGTTTTTGAAAGAACAGTCTATCATAATTTTTGATGGTGCAATGGGTACAGAGCTTTTAAACAGAGGATTTTCTGTAGACTTTCCGCTTGAATGGGCAAATATAGCCAATCCTGAGCTTGTAAAGCAGATTTACAGAGATTATATTTTGGCTGGTGCGCAATGTATAGAGACAAATACATTTGGTGCAAATGAGTGCAAACTCAAAATTTTTGGTTTTGAAAACGAGGTTGAGAGAATAAACAGAAGTGCTGTCAGGATTGCAAAAGAGATGGCAGACGATAAAGTATTTGTCATAGGCAGTGTTGGACCGCTTGGGAAACCGGTTGGCAGTGGTTTTGAGATAGATGCTACACGAGCAAAAGAGGCGTACAAAAGACAGCTTTATTTTCTTTTGGACGAAGGTGTTGATGCTATAATCTTTGAGACAGCTGCATCAACGCATGAGGTTCAAATTGCAATTGAAGCTTTAAAAGAGCTAAATGATAAAATTCCATATATAATTCAGTTTTCTTTTACCAGAGAGCTTACTACAATATACGGGGAAGATATTTACAGGGTTATAGAATTTTTGAAATTTACAGATGCAGATGTTGTAGGACTTAACTGTGGAAATGGTCCACAAAAGACCTTAGAGGCTTTAAAGATATTCTCACAGCATTTGAAAGGTCCATTTTCTGTCCAGCCAAATGCAGGGTATCCTCAGATGATACAAGGAAGACCTGTTTTTTCTACACCGGCAGAGTACTTTGCTTGGTTTGCACCTGAATATGTAAAACTTGGTGCAAAGATTGTTGGTGGATGCTGTGGAACAACTCCTGAGCATATAAAAGCTATAAAGGACAAAGTAAAAGAGTTTTTACATGGCATAGAAGTTGAAGTGGTTGAGAGAGAAGAAAAACAGGAAGCAGTTTTAAAAGACACTCCATCTGAGTTTTCTCAAAAGCTTGGCAAAAAATTTATCTTTACAGTTGAGATAAGTCCGCCAAAAGGCATTGAGCTTGAAAAGACAAAAGAGGGTGTGAAGCTTTTAAAAGAGGCTGGAGCAGATACAGTAAACATTGCAGACTCTCCAATGGCAAGGGTCAGAATTTCTCCAATTGCCCTTGCTCATATACTCAAAGAAGAGCTGGGTATGGAGTCAATACTGCACTTTACATGCAGGGATAGGAACCTTATTTCTCTTCAGTCAGAGCTTCTGGGTGCAGCAGCGCTTGGGGTTAAAAATGTGTTGGCGCTTACAGGTGACCCACCATCAATTGGCGACCATCCACAGGCAAAACCAGTGTTTGATGTTAACTCTGAAGGTCTTGTTTTGATTTTAAGTAGGCTAAACAGCGGTACAGATTACATGGGCAATCCAATTGGCAAAGCAACAAACTTTACAATAGGCGTTGCGCTAAATCTCAATGCGGATGACTTGGAAAAAGAGATAGAAAGGCTCAAACGCAAGATTGAAAATGGGGCGCACTTTATCGAAACACAGCCAATTTACGATGCAGAAACACTGGAGAGGTTTTTAGAAAAGGTCGACTTTGCCCTGCCACCAATCTTGGGTGGAATTTTGCCGCTAAGGTCTTCGCGCCATGCTGAGTTTTTACACAACGAGGTACCAGGAATCACAATACCTGACAAAATCCGAGAAAGAATGCGCTCTTCTAAAGAACCTGCAAAAGAGGGAGTAGAGATTGCCTGTGAGATAGTTGAAAAAATAAAACACATGGTAAGTGGCATCTACATCATGCCACCATTCGAAAAATACGAGATGGCTGTAGAGATAATTAAGAATTTCAAATATTGA